The Corythoichthys intestinalis isolate RoL2023-P3 chromosome 2, ASM3026506v1, whole genome shotgun sequence DNA segment AGGACAGGAGATAAaatcaaatactttttgggCTCATGTGCAGGTGTGCGTACACGTACACACATTTATTATCTGGTGAATAACACATGCATATCATCCATATTCACAAAGCTCTTAATGTGTTTACCttattaaacattaaatcacATTATTTTAACTATGAACCAACTATAGTGAACATTTGTACGCGATCTCCCTTCAAATCACTATATTCACTACTCACATTAATTATTTttgatatgatgctaacagtcgtagctgataatttttttttttttttaaactaacaaCTACGAAATTACGAGTGTTaatgataaaaaacaaaaaacagacacaaaatcacatttaacACAACTATTCCTCCACCTACCATTGTGAGGAATGTTCACAATCTATGCGCAGCGCCTTTAATTCACTTTACAAGGCATACTCGAATCATCATTGAAGGAGCAGACGCACGAGCAGTTTCCAAAACAAATGTGCCGCTCTAAAAAAAGGTAACTTAATTAAACTATTATACGACTTCAATAatttttaacagaaagaataaaTACTTTCAATTACTTGGTCATatattcaaatttaaaaatagattcttTCCACATTAAGAATCAAAGTCAACCCTAGGTGAGTGACACTGTTAACTGATCCAATCCACCTCCACCTTCTCCTTGAGGTGTTGCGTGCAGAAAAAACTGCTGTCTGCAGGGGGCGTCATTGCAACGCTAGGGGCGCCAATTATAATAGTGGACAATCACTCTTCCCTGGCAATTTGCAGCCCTGGACGACCACCTAACCTAACTTTGTCAGGAACCTCCATCAGCTGGTAGCTGAGGCTTAGGACACGTCACGAACGCATGCATTCATCGCCCACCAGATGCGATCCATTACGTCAAGGGGGTCAAACAGATTCCACAAAAGgcggcagtgggtcctggtctttgtttcaacagatccagcacagacagttcaaccaatgaggtttctgctaaaataaatagcacctgactgcaatcaagtgattatacttgtaagacaccagattggtgaaaaggtactcatttcgtttggttggaatgaaatccagcacccactctggccgtttgaggaccggtttgatacCCCTGCTTTAAGTTGTGTTCACTGCCATTATACAGTGGCCCTATAGAAAAGCCGTGTACAATATACAGTGTCCAGTAGTAAGCCCGATGAAGTACCTCCATGCCGTTCTTCTTCATGCGTCGGCAGGATTTGAGGTAGGTGCGAATCCGCTTGCGGGCCCGTTCTTGGAATTCTGGAAATTGTCTGCTGCAGGACTCTATTATGGCCTGGATCTTCTCTTTGGGCTGCTTGGAGATGGGTACCATCCTGTCGAGGTTCTCATCCACAAACAGGCGCACAAACATCTGGAGAAATGAACGACAGATGGCAATGTTCTTGGATAAACCGTTATCATTGTGGTACCATGTAGCTACACCCACTGACATTGAAAGCCTTCAGCCTCTCTGGGTCGACGCCCTCTGTGTCATTGATCTTGTCACTGTCATCGTGCTCGTCATGTtcatcgtcatcatcatcgggGGCAACGGGGCCTCCGAGACGGCCGGCACTCAGGTCTTCGGCACTCACTTCCATTTTAATGCTGTCGTAGCTGCCACCAGAGCTGTATACAGGTGACTAGGCATGCACACACACCACATTAACATTATAGTAGTGCTGTATACAGGTGACTAGGCATGCACACACACCACATCAACATTATAGTAGTGCTGCaaggattaatcgattaactcgagtattcgattggaaaaaatattcaaaataaattttgatgctttgagtattcgtttaattaaagtggcgttgtaatgatatattttgaaagtgtttgcatctagttttactgatttgggtggatacactgccctctagtctgcctcatttcacgtggctgaatccagctgctccatgttaagaccaaccaagtttttgtttgagctaatgttttttttttttaatgcattcgttatttagtttacaggtatatttagcagttttttgtaggaatgtgtgtccgaaccatttgttaagagcattgtggggggaaaaaaacatttgcattttaatagcatttaagctagcggactttgatttagccaattgttcttttgttgtacatagataattttttttcttaccgtatgaggctcagctcaggtattttaatttttcatgttccttatccgattactcgcttattcgaactaactagttcatctattgataaactactaaaataatcgatagctgcagccctatattaTAGTAATACCTTATTGAATCAGTATTCAACACAAATGCATGCGCACTACATTAAGGTTAGTCAGGATTAGCGAAATTATTAAATTTTGTTAAATACCACAGTCATGAGAGTGAGAATTTCTGAGAGTTGTATCTTATTTTCTTTGAGGTCAAAAATTTACATGAGTATACAAAAAGTAAAATGTCTTTAAGaggcagctgaagagcttttcggatttctgtgtaattttacgaatataaactttgtacaagttcgtcaaaacaacgaaGGCATTTTAACACATAACTGCGAGGAtaattgaggttttttttttttttttttggtgcactCCTTTAATCGTCCGTTCCCAAATCCAGAAGTGTGACGTAAATTTCTGAACACAAAcgaagactatccacagcgaGCACAGCAGCAGCAATgatatcagtgatatttccaccaaaggtaaccattaaggatcgctctttcgtgatgcTTACGGTGGCAAAGGGTCCCAGGAAAGAttatctacaattaatccctacatgtttgaacctgaggcgtcaaatGATGACTTACTCGCCACAGCAGATGTTGGTGATTACGCTGGTTGGGAGCTCGACACTTCAGGAAAGAGTGGTAGGCATCTAACATCGTGATTTCTCTCTGAACCGGGGAGAGGTTCTTCTGCTTCACTCTCACAAAAGCGGTCCAAAACTTTGCAAGTTTTTTTGGGCCACTAATAGAGTCTCGAGCCttcgtgtgagcaattcatcgctacacatcgagatggcatgacaaatctcgcgagtaaaacccagtaaATGTTTGCAACATATTGTGAGGATAGCTATACTTTCGAATTAGAGTGCTGGCAGGGTCCTCAGGTATTAACGTCATCAGGTAGCAGCCGGCGGCGAGGCGCATCCTACATTGCTAAGGTGTTGCCATGGCAGTAATTAAAAAACTACACAGTCaattaaatatatgtatatatatatatatatatatatatatattttttttttttagttttgagaCAGCAAattatgcatttaatacaatttaaCGGAGTAAAACGCTCAAGAAtgaaatctgaaaagctcttcagctgccctttcTGGAACATGGGGAGTACAAGTCATGGCTTTGGAAGCTCCTGATAGGTTAACTGACAAGCCGAGTTAATTGACGGCACTCCTAGGGATGTATTTAAGGCCACaactaaaacatttttcttccttGTTTGCAATCATGGGAAAATCAAAAGAAATCGGCCAGAAAATCGGAGAGAGAATCGGGGAGCTCTACAAGTGTGGTTCATCCTTGGGTGCAATTTCCTGACGCTTGTGTGTGCCACATTCATCTGTTCAAACAGTTATATGCAAGCAGACACATTAGTCCAGCCACCGGTCATGAAGGAGACAGGCAGACAAAAAATGCCTTTATTTGTAATTGTGGGTCCTAAGAAAATGAGTGCTGGAAAGACAAAGTAAAGGTACCATTTTATTATCAACTCTTTGGGGGTTTTACTTACTTTTACACACTGTATATACCCTTTAAGATTTTTTGTCAGGTAGTGGGAACATATTATAATGTAAAATGAGTGCTTTggattaactttcttcttcttaggTCGGGAAACATTGCCGGTTGCTCACCTTGCCGCCATAGTCACGATCCAGTCGCAGTTCACTTCCATGTGTGTAAGAGTTTGACACAGGCAGAGCGGGATGAGGAGCCAGTGGAGATTTGGCGGCCAGCGGGTACTTCCTGCGCAGCTCCTCGGGTACATTAGGATGCAAGGCGCCGAGCAGGGCTGCCGCCGCCGCTGACACAGTGACGGGCAAGTGGGGGGTTCCCAGAGGCGGTCTCTGAGGGGACGGGTCGCTCAGGTTCATAGGTTGATGGTCTTCAGAGGATGAGGATGTGGGCGTGCTGAAGTCCAGCGGGAGGGGGCCACAATTCCCATTGACAACCTCAACTTCCCTGACAACGGCAGCGGCAGAGGAGGATGGAGGGGTGAGGGTGGGAAGACCGCTGCCGCTCTCGGACGATGAATCGTCTGTAAAGAAAGAAAGGGAAATAAGTTATTGGTAGTGTTTTGAGTGAAGTTTGACATAAATCATTTGTTTCTttaatttacattattttttcccTGGAGTGTGCATTACTTCAAGATAATCACACATTTCCAGCAGGTGGAAGCATTCTGTGATCTGTGATAGACATAGATCTACCAACACATGATATCATTTTACCACACTATAATGCCTAAAATATTGAGAAGGCTCTGTCTGGCCCTTTTTTAAAGAAGGTTTGATTGGCGTCACGTGCGTGAGGTCACAATGGCTGCGTGGCATGGTCTATAGCTAGCCTGATTCATAACCCTCACCTCAACCATGCCCGTGTCTTACAAGTCATGCCCCCACACTAACCTCAACCAAGCCCCATCTTGAATCATTGCTAGATACATCTAGGATGATATGCCCCGTTTTGCAAGTCACACCACTGTTTTTCAGGCCACAGACTGATACAATTTAAAGCATTTGCTCACCTCCTTGACTCACTTATAATTTTAAGTGACATCGCATTCTTTATGTAAAGTTTTAGTATGATGTCAGCCCGTCTATTATAGCTAGAACAGTCTCAACTATTCTGGAAAGCTTTCTGCTAGGTTTAGGAGTGTATTTATGTGGATTGTTTAATCATTCTTTTAGAAACAATTTGCGAGGCCACACACTATGTTGGAATGAAAGGCCCTGCTCACAGTTTCTGCAGTAAATGCATACCAAAAGTGTTCTGTCAGGTTGATGTCAGGATTCTACATGGCAGTTAAGTTCATCCATATAAaaatgtgtaatccatgtctttatCATGTTGGAACATGAATGGGTTCTCAACACACTGTTCCCACAAAGTTTCCGAAACATGAAAGTGTCTAAAATGCTGAAGAATTTAATGTTTGTTAATGCGGATGGCCTTTACCTGTACCTGTTCTAAAATAACTTTGCATAAGTGTAAAAACTACGGTAATTACGTGGATGAGATAtgttgggggggcgcagagggaTGCCGATGGTGGCacaagtgacctcggggaacatacttttttgccgtactagaataaagtgggtGGCaggggcgctctcattttcagagtgtgcgcagtatttttgaaccaaacaagagcatatAGCAAagcgcactggagatatgaagagctaagacgaggaaatatgaggaAGCGTATCTAGTGTTTGGCTTTTgggtttgacttttaatacagtgggagacacggaaagaccagtcttattacagtgtctaaaaatgtttgcagcagacATCAGGAAGCCAGATCAATTAAGACTATTACTGTCCGCGCCCTACATGATTGTTTTTCCCTTCTGCATTCCCACAATGAACCGACAAAGTGATCCGAAGTAGTGGCTGATTGGTAGCCCTCTGGACAAGTTCTCCCCCTCAGGTGTTCCCACACATGGGGAAGCCTTGAGATATCTCCAAACCCTTTGCGATCCATCGAATGCTTCATTGCGGGAAGCTGCCAGACTGCATGGAACCCCCACAAAGGCTGTTCTGTCATCAAAAAAGTGAATACTGCGCAAACTGTCTGGAACTTAGGGGTGGGAACCCCTTGGTACCttatgatacgatacgatttgcaatacaaagctcacgataacgatctcacgatatggcgatacaacaattatcgatacattggttagGAAATCCTTCTAGGACATTCTACAAAAcagctaataaacagaaaaacaagctttcttcatccttctgctgtacatTTATCACAACCAATAAATTTTAACtgagagggtggcagtgaatgaaccccTGCCCTTTTCAAATGGGCCCCTCCTacttctatggccatcagtggcagccaatgccaggcaacgaggtcacctttttattttgggtcacttcatgttgctcGTGGGACATTTTGTGACCCAGGAaagcattcctgggtcacttactgttctgtaacccaaaatcaacacgaagtgacccaggaatgcataggcagtgactcaaacgtaataggaagtgacc contains these protein-coding regions:
- the LOC130904922 gene encoding nucleolar protein 4-like; the protein is MSEPSWLAADPGATSQLSLVGRAETMRHSPNIAGNREDDDDSSSESGSGLPTLTPPSSSAAAVVREVEVVNGNCGPLPLDFSTPTSSSSEDHQPMNLSDPSPQRPPLGTPHLPVTVSAAAAALLGALHPNVPEELRRKYPLAAKSPLAPHPALPVSNSYTHGSELRLDRDYGGKSPVYSSGGSYDSIKMEVSAEDLSAGRLGGPVAPDDDDDEHDEHDDSDKINDTEGVDPERLKAFNMFVRLFVDENLDRMVPISKQPKEKIQAIIESCSRQFPEFQERARKRIRTYLKSCRRMKKNGMETRPTPPHLTSAMAENILAAACESESRNAAKRMRLDAYHDEQISLDKPSSGSAAPREPASLVSSAFSLAASTFSNQEPQVYINGAGLSYGYRGYLGLSSTVQHPVSLTTAAAQSNGPTDLSMKSLSSGNMAGANHCLGGRGVSSGASAQLSQPEIAAVRQLIAGYRESAAFLLRSADELESLILQQN